GCATTTGGCGGAGGCACTTAAAATAGACCCCGAGTCAAATTGCCGTGTAACGTTTAACGAAATTACAAAAACAGCCGTTAAGGCGGCCATAAAACAGCCGAGAAAGATTGATATGGACCTTGTTGACGCACAACAGGCAAGACGTGTGCTTGACAGAATTGTGGGTTATACAATCAGTCCTATTCTTTGGGAAAAGGTTAAAAGAGGACTTAGTGCCGGTCGTGTACAGTCTGTTGCGACAAAGCTTATATGTGACAGGGAAGAAGAAATCGAAAACTTTACTCCTCAGGAATATTGGTCAATCGAAACGGTTTTGCATGATCCGAAAAGTAAAAAGGATTTTAATGCAAAATATTACGGTGAAAAGGGCAAAGAAGTAAAGCTAAACAATGCCGAAGAAACAAAGAAAGTTTCGGACGCAATAGCAAATGCCGATTTTGTTATAGAAAAGGTTAAAAGAGGTCAGCAAAAGCGTAATCCTCAACCGCCGTTTACGACAAGTACTCTGCAGCAGGACGCGTCAAGAAAGTATAATTTCCAAGCGGCAAAAACAATGCAGATTGCACAAACTCTTTACGAAGGTATTAACCTCGGTGGAAAGATAGGAACGATAGGTCTTATAACGTATATGAGAACAGATTCGCTAAGAATTGCCGACGACGCACAAAAAGAGGCGGTTGCATATTTGACCGAAAATTACGGAAGCGAATATGTAAAGGCAAAGCAATACAAGACAAAAAAGAATGCACAGGACGCCCATGAGGCTATCAGACCGACTTCAATAAACATAAAGCCGATTGATATTAAGGATAAACTTACAAACGACCAATACAGACTTTATAAGCTTATTTGGGAACGATTTGCCGCAAGTCAGATGACAAGTGCGGTATATGACACAATGCAGGTAACTATTGACGCAAACGGTCATACATTTAAGGCAAGCGGTTCAAACATAAAGTTTAAGGGTTATATGACGGTGTACGTTGAGTCAACGGACAACAAGGAAAAGAAAGAAAAAATGCTTCCTAACCTTGAAGAAAATCAAACCGTTACACTTAAAAGTTCGGAGGAAAAGCAACACTTTACTCAACCTCCCGCAAGATATTCGGACGCTACGCTTATCAAGGAGCTTGAAGAAAACGGCATAGGCAGACCGTCAACGTACGCACCGACCATTTCAACAATCGTGTCAAGAGGATATGTCGTAAGAAGTAAGAAACAGCTTGTTCCGACAGAGCTTGGATTTGTTACGTCGGAAATTATGAAAAATAACTTTTCGGATATTGTGGACGTTGAATTTACGGCTGATATGGAAAAAGAGCTTGACAGCGTTGAAGAAGGCGAATTGAATTGGAAAAAGCTGATTAACGATTTTTATCCGTCATTTAAGGATACACTTGAAAAGGCACAGAAGAACATCGAAAAAATTCAGATTAAAGACGAAGAATCGGATGTCGTATGTGAAAAGTGCGGAAGAAAAATGGTGTACAAGCTGAGTAAATTCGGTAAATTCTTGGCTTGTCCGGGTTATCCCGAATGTAAAAATACAAAGGCTATCCGTGAAGAAACAGGTGCGAAATGCCCTAAGTGCGGCGGTGAAATACTTGTTAAAAAGTCAAGGAGAGGTAAGGTTTACTACGGTTGTGAACATTCGCCGAAGTGTGACTTTATGGTATGGGATATGCCTGTTAAGGACGAGGCTTGTCCGCAGTGCGGCGGCTTGCTCCTTAAAAAGCAAGGCAGAAACGGTAAGATTTTCTGCTATAACGAAGATTGTAAATATGAGAGAAAGTTAAAGGACGAAAAGAAGTGAAAGTAAAAGTTATAGGAGCCGGACTTGCCGGTTGTGAGGCGGTATGGCAGCTTGTAAAGCAGGGAATTGACGTTGACCTTTACGAAATGAAACCGGTAAAGTATTCACCGGCACATTCAAATGAAAATTTTGCGGAACTTGTGTGTTCAAACTCTTTGAAGGCTGACAGAATTGAAAATGCGTGTGGTCTTTTAAAAGAAGAAATGCGTATGTTTGATTCGGTTATGATGGAGGCGGCTGATATAAGCCGTGTACCCGCGGGCGGTGCTTTGGCGGTTGACAGAGATGTTTTTGCAAAGCATATAACGGAAAAAATTAAAAATCATCCGCGTGTAACCGTATTTAATGAAGAAGTTACGGAAATCAATCCCGATGAATATACAATAATCGCAACAGGTCCGCTTACTTCGGACGGACTTGCTGATGAAATAAAGAAAATTACAGGTTCGGACGAATTGTACTTTTATGACGCAGCCGCACCGATTGTGACGGAAGAAAGTATTGACAAAGACAAAGTTTTCAAAGCGGCAAGATACGATAAAGGTACTGCCGATTATATCAACTGTCCGATGACAAAAGAGGAATATACCGCTTTTTATAACGAGCTTATCACGGCTGAAACAGCACCGCTTAAAGAATTTGAAAATCAAAAGGTTTTCGAGGGCTGTATGCCTGTCGAGGTTATGGCAAAAAGAGGTGAACAGACGCTTGTGTTCGGACCGTTAAAACCTGTCGGTCTTGTCAATCCAAAGACTGGCAAGGACGACGCATATGCGGTTGTTCAGCTAAGACAGGATAATAAAGAGGGTACGCTCTATAACCTTGTCGGTTTTCAGACGAATTTGAAATGGGGAGAGCAAAAACGCGTGTTCTCAATGATTCCGGGACTTGAAAATGCCGAATTTGTGCGTTACGGAGTTATGCACAGAAACACTTATATAAATTCTCCGACGCTTTTAAATAAGTATTATCAAATGGAGAAGTACCCGAAAGTATTTTTTGCGGGACAGATAACGGGTGTCGAAGGTTATGTTGAGTCGGCGTCAAGCGGAATACTTGCCGGATATAATATGGCGGCTATGCTTAACGGAAAAGATATGTTTGAACCGGATTCAAAAACTTGTATCGGTGCATTACCGCTTTATATTTCAAATTCTGCAAATACAAAGTTCCAGCCTATGAATGCGAATTTCGGCATTATAGACGGACTTAACGAAAGAATAAGAAATAAAGCCGAACGCTATAATAAAATAGCAAATCGTGCTTTAGATATAATGAAAGATAAATTGAAAGGTGAGAATGATGATGAGTAAAAAGAAAATTATAGCATTGGCAATGTCAGCCGTTATGGCAGTCGGAATGATTGCAGGCTGCGGAAGTACAAATAATTCAGGCACAGACACGGCACAAACAGAAAGCACAGAAAAGGTAACTCCTACATTTATGTACTTTGTGGCAAATGCGGACGATAACTTTGACGCAACAAACACAATGTACACTGAACTTGAAAACGAATATAAGGACAAAATCAACTTTCAACTTGTAAATGTTGACGAAAATCCTGAGGCACTTGAAAACTTCTCATTGGTAAAAGACCAAACTCCGGCACTTATTATGCTTGATACATCAAATAATATCTCGGCTATTGAATTTAAGTGCAGTGACAAGGATAAACTAAAAACAGACATAGACAATGCACTTGGAAAATAATCGAAAAGATGAGCGATACAACCGTATCGCTCTTTTTTGTATAATACTCTCTGTTTTTTCAAAAGATAGATGAAAAAAGGAGATTGTATAAATGCAGAATATAAGAACAGACCTGGCGGTGGAGGCACACGAACTCAGCAGACGTGAGGCGAAAAATGTAACGGAAATAGACGGTGTTATATCCGATGTGCGTACAGAGGACGGAATAACCGTTACGAATATAGAAATAACAAACGAAAACGGAAGTAAGGCACTCGGCAAGGCGATAGGCAATTATATAACGATTGAGTCGCCGAATTTGAAATACAGTATTGATATATACGAAAGGGTATGCACTCTTATTTCGGAGGAAATTCGTAAAATGGCCAATATAAAAAGTGACAGCCTTACACTTGTCGTAGGACTCGGAAACCGTGACATAACGCCTGACGCACTCGGTACGGAAGTGGTGTCAAGGCTGTTGGTGACACATCATATAAAACAGAATATGAAAGATTTTTTTGATGATAATATAAGCGGTGTATGTGCGTTGATACCCGGAGTTCTCGGAACAACAGGCATTGAAACTGCGGAGATTATCAAGGCGGTAAGCGAAAAGGTGAAACCGAATCTTATTATCGCCGTTGACGCAATGGCGGCGGCGGATATAAGACGTGTTTCGACCACTGTACAAATATCGGATACAGGTATTCAACCGGGTGCCGGCGTGGGAAATAACAGAGAATGTCTTAATGAAGAAACGATTGGTGCAAAGGTGATTGCGATAGGTGTACCGACCGTTATAGACGCCGCAACAATATCAAAGGTTGAAATACCAAAAGAGCTTGCACCGCTTATGGTTACGACAAAGGATATTGACCTCGTAATCGAAAGAACGGCTAAAACCGTTGCAAACGGAATTAATCTTGCACTGCACCGAGATATGACATTAAGAGATATAGAAAGCTATGTTTAAGTTCGTTGACAGTTCTAAAAATCACATCATAGATGTAATTTTTGAGGATTTTCGATGATTGACATATGGTTTATTTTGGGGTAAAATATATTAAAAACAGTAAAGGAGAAACGGAATGGAAAGTATTAATATAAATTCAAATATAAATCTGTATTATATACCTATGACGAAGTTGAAAACAACTACGATTGACGTATATATTCACAGAGATTTAAACGAAGAAGAATCGTCGCTTAACGCACTTTTGCCTTATGTGCTTAAAAGAGGCTGCAGACTTTGCAGTGACAGTGAGGCAATTTCAAAGTATCTTGAGAATCTGTACGGTGCCGGAGTCGGCGTCGGAGTTTTAAAACGCGGTGACGACCATATTTTGCACGTTGCATTTGAAACGATTTCCGATAAATATGCACCGAACGGTGAAAAACTTTGTGACAGCGTTATTGACCTTATGCTTTCAATAATGTTTGAATCAACTTCATTCAGCGATGAAATTGTCGAACAGGAAAAGAAAAACGCAAAAGACAGAATAATGGCAATGATGAACGATAAGCGTCAGTATGCTGTAGAACGCTGTATCGAAACAATGTTTGAGGGTGAAAATTATGCAATTTCAAAACTAGGTACACAAGAGGGTATTGATAAAATAACTGCCGACAATTTGAAAAAGCATTATGAGAATATTATTACATCATCTGTTATTGATATTTATATATGCGGTGATGCGGACGCAAATGCACTTGCCGAAAAGATAAAGAAATACACAGGCAAAATTGCGTTTAAGAATGCGGATATTCCTAAGACGGAAATATATGTTCCGAAGAACGAAGTTAAAAACGTTACTGATAAAATGGACGTTGTACAAGGCAAACTTTGTATGGGATTTTCAACAGGCATAAAGCCTACAGACAGCGATTATCCCGCATTGATGGTTGCAAACAGTATATTCGGCGGCGGCGCTCACTCGAAGTTGTTTAACAATGTGCGTGAAAAGCTTAGCTTGTGCTATTATGCTTCGGGCAGTCTTGATAAAAACAAAGGCGCTTTGTTTGTAAACGCAGGTATTGAATTTAAGAATTTCCAAAAGGCATATGATGAAATACTTGTTCAGCTTGAGAATGTTAAAAACGGAGAAATATCACAGCTTGAATATGAGTCAAGCATTAATGCGATTATAAATTCGCTTGAATCATACAAGGACGACCAAGATATGTTGCAGTCATTCTATTTGGGGCAGAAAATAGTCGGAACTGATTATGATATAGACACGCTTAAAGAAAAGATAAGCAAGATAACGATGGAGGACGCCGCAAGAGTGTTTAAAAACGTTAAACTTGAAACAGTGTATTTCTTAACGGGAAAGGAGGATGCGTAATGGAATTGCAGTACAGAAAAAATGACAAAACAGGTGAGGAACTGTATTACACAACACATTCTTCAGGACTCGGAATATATATAATTCCTAAAAAAGATTACAGCAAAACGTATGCAATATTCGGTACAAGATACGGCTCTGTCGATTCAAAGTTTGTCGTACCGGGTGAGAGTGAGCTAACGGAAGTGCCTGACGGTATAGCACATTATCTTGAACATAAAATGTTCGACCAGCCGGACGGCAGTAATGTATTTGATAAATTTTCAAAGTACGGCGGCAATGCAAATGCGTTTACATCATTTAATATAACGGCGTATCTGTTCTCGGCAACGTCTAATATCGAAGAAAATATCGAAACGCTTATGGACTATGTTCAAAGTCCGTATTTTACGGAGGAAAGCGTACAAAAGGAACAGGGTATTATCGGACAGGAAATAAGAATGTATGACGACAGCGGAAGCTGGAAGTTGTTCTTTAATTTCTTGAACTGCCTGTACAAGGAACACCCTGTCAAAAAAGAAATTGCAGGTACGGTTGAAAGTATAAGCCATATAACGCCTGAATATTTGTATAAGTGCTACGATACATTTTATAACTTGTCAAATATGTCGATAGTTGTTGTCGGAAATGTTGACCCGGTTAAGATTTCTAAAGTTATTGAAAACGGTGTAAAGAAGAATGAGCCGTTTGAAGAAAAGATTAAAAAGGTATATCCGACAGAGCCTGATGAAGTGGCAAAACAGTACGCAGAACAAAGTTTGAGCGTTGCAATGCCGTTGTTTATGACAGGTTTTAAAGATACAAATAACGGTTTCGGCGGTGATGAGCTTTTAAAGAAAAGTATAGAAACGAATATTATTTTAAAAATGCTTTTCGGAAGAAGTTCAAAGTTTTATAAGAGCCTTTACGAAAAAGGACTTATAAACAACAGATTTTCGCTTGAATACACAATGCAGCCCGATTATGCGTATTCATCAATAGACGGTGAAAGCAGTGACCCTAAGGCAGTGTATGAGGCGGTTATAAACGAAGTTGAAGAAACAAGAAAGAACGGTCTTTCAAAAGAAGATTTTGAGAGAATTAAAAAGGTTGTTTGGGGCGAATATATCCGTTCACAGAATGATGTAGAAGATTATGCAGTGACATTTTTACAGATGTTGTTTATGGATATTGATTATTTCAATTTCTATGATGTGTATAAGACAATAACTTTTGAAGATGTTCAAAAACGTTTTGAAGAACATTTCGTCAAAGAACATTCGGCATTGTCGGTAATCAATCCTGTATAAAAAATATCGGTGACAAACAAAAATACACCTATGTTAAGAGGTGTATTTTTTTGTGCATAAAATTAAGTATTTTTACGAAAACTAACAAACAAGGAGATGATAATATGAATAACAGACTCGGACGGCAGACTGTTACGTTTGACAATCCGCCGATAATAATAGAAACCGCCTCGACAGTGGGTCAAAAAGAGGGAAAAGGACCGCTTAAAAGTACATTTGACGTAATACTTGACGACGATACTTTAGGTGAAAAGTCGTGGGAAAAATCGGAGAGTATGCTCCAAAAAAAGACCGCACTTTTAGCACTTGAAAAAGCAAAATTACAACAAAGCGATATAGATTACATTCTTGCCGGTGATTTGCTGAATCAGTGCGTGGGTGCACATTACAGCGTCAGAGATTTTGATATACCGTTTTTGGGATTGTACGGTGCGTGTTCAACTATGACTGAGAGTATGTCAATAGGAAGTATGATTGTCAGTGCCGGCTTTGCGGATTATGCAATGTGCCTTACTTCAAGCCATTTTTGTTCGTCGGAAATTCAGTTCAGAAATCCGCTTGAATACGGCGGTCAGCGTACACCGTCGGCACAATGGACCGTTACGGGTGCAGGGTGTGCGATATTGTCATCAAAGGGAACAGGTCCGAAAATAACGCACGTCACAACGGGAAAAGTAATAGACAAAGGCGTAACGGATATAAGCAATATGGGTGCGGCTATGGCACCGGCGGCGATTGATACGCTTATCGCACATTTTAACGACACACACAGAACTCCCGATTATTACGATATGATACTTACGGGTGATTTGGGTGTTGTCGGCTCGGATATTCTTGTGGAGCTAATGCTGAAAGAAGGCTTTGACATACGAACAAAGCATAAGGACTGCGGTAAAATGATTTTCGATATTGAGGGACAGGACGTTCACGCAGGTGGCAGCGGTTGCGGTTGCTGCAGCAGTGTTTTTTGCGGATATGTGTACAGAGAACTTAAAAGACATAATCTGAGTAAGGTGCTTGTTATGGCGACCGGTGCGTTGATGAATCCTATGATTATAGAACAGGGCGAGAGTATTCCGGCAATCGCTCACGCAGTTGCGATAGAAATTTAGGAGGGAGAATAATGGACTATTTAAAGGCATTTATAGTAGGCGGTCTTATATGTGCGGTTGGTCAGATTTTGATAGATAAAACCAAATTGACTCCGGCAAGAATTTTGGTTACGTTTGTTGTGGTCGGTGTATTTTTACAGCTTATAAAAATATATCAGCCGTTGGTTGATTTTGCAGGAGCCGGTGCAACTGTTCCGCTGACCGGTTTTGGATATAATCTTTGCAAAGGCGTGGAAAAAGCCGTTTCGGAAAAAGGCTTTTTGGGAATATTCACAGGCGGTTTAACTGCAGCGTCGGGCGGTATTGCGGCGGCACTTGTGTTCGGTTTCTTGGTGTCGATTATTTTTAGGTCTAAATCGAAAAAATAGTCTATTCAAATTCATATAATTATGGTATAATACCATATATACTTTATGAATGGAGATAAAATAATGTTTGAAATAAACGGACACACAAAACAGCTTGGAATAATCGGATATCCTGTTGAGCATACGTTT
Above is a window of Hominilimicola fabiformis DNA encoding:
- the yfmF gene encoding EF-P 5-aminopentanol modification-associated protein YfmF; protein product: MESININSNINLYYIPMTKLKTTTIDVYIHRDLNEEESSLNALLPYVLKRGCRLCSDSEAISKYLENLYGAGVGVGVLKRGDDHILHVAFETISDKYAPNGEKLCDSVIDLMLSIMFESTSFSDEIVEQEKKNAKDRIMAMMNDKRQYAVERCIETMFEGENYAISKLGTQEGIDKITADNLKKHYENIITSSVIDIYICGDADANALAEKIKKYTGKIAFKNADIPKTEIYVPKNEVKNVTDKMDVVQGKLCMGFSTGIKPTDSDYPALMVANSIFGGGAHSKLFNNVREKLSLCYYASGSLDKNKGALFVNAGIEFKNFQKAYDEILVQLENVKNGEISQLEYESSINAIINSLESYKDDQDMLQSFYLGQKIVGTDYDIDTLKEKISKITMEDAARVFKNVKLETVYFLTGKEDA
- the gpr gene encoding GPR endopeptidase, with product MQNIRTDLAVEAHELSRREAKNVTEIDGVISDVRTEDGITVTNIEITNENGSKALGKAIGNYITIESPNLKYSIDIYERVCTLISEEIRKMANIKSDSLTLVVGLGNRDITPDALGTEVVSRLLVTHHIKQNMKDFFDDNISGVCALIPGVLGTTGIETAEIIKAVSEKVKPNLIIAVDAMAAADIRRVSTTVQISDTGIQPGAGVGNNRECLNEETIGAKVIAIGVPTVIDAATISKVEIPKELAPLMVTTKDIDLVIERTAKTVANGINLALHRDMTLRDIESYV
- the yfmH gene encoding EF-P 5-aminopentanol modification-associated protein YfmH, producing MELQYRKNDKTGEELYYTTHSSGLGIYIIPKKDYSKTYAIFGTRYGSVDSKFVVPGESELTEVPDGIAHYLEHKMFDQPDGSNVFDKFSKYGGNANAFTSFNITAYLFSATSNIEENIETLMDYVQSPYFTEESVQKEQGIIGQEIRMYDDSGSWKLFFNFLNCLYKEHPVKKEIAGTVESISHITPEYLYKCYDTFYNLSNMSIVVVGNVDPVKISKVIENGVKKNEPFEEKIKKVYPTEPDEVAKQYAEQSLSVAMPLFMTGFKDTNNGFGGDELLKKSIETNIILKMLFGRSSKFYKSLYEKGLINNRFSLEYTMQPDYAYSSIDGESSDPKAVYEAVINEVEETRKNGLSKEDFERIKKVVWGEYIRSQNDVEDYAVTFLQMLFMDIDYFNFYDVYKTITFEDVQKRFEEHFVKEHSALSVINPV
- the spoVAD gene encoding stage V sporulation protein AD — encoded protein: MNNRLGRQTVTFDNPPIIIETASTVGQKEGKGPLKSTFDVILDDDTLGEKSWEKSESMLQKKTALLALEKAKLQQSDIDYILAGDLLNQCVGAHYSVRDFDIPFLGLYGACSTMTESMSIGSMIVSAGFADYAMCLTSSHFCSSEIQFRNPLEYGGQRTPSAQWTVTGAGCAILSSKGTGPKITHVTTGKVIDKGVTDISNMGAAMAPAAIDTLIAHFNDTHRTPDYYDMILTGDLGVVGSDILVELMLKEGFDIRTKHKDCGKMIFDIEGQDVHAGGSGCGCCSSVFCGYVYRELKRHNLSKVLVMATGALMNPMIIEQGESIPAIAHAVAIEI
- the spoVAE gene encoding stage V sporulation protein AE, whose translation is MDYLKAFIVGGLICAVGQILIDKTKLTPARILVTFVVVGVFLQLIKIYQPLVDFAGAGATVPLTGFGYNLCKGVEKAVSEKGFLGIFTGGLTAASGGIAAALVFGFLVSIIFRSKSKK
- the topA gene encoding type I DNA topoisomerase, with product MATKKLLIVESPAKAGTIKKYLGKDYTVMASMGHIIDLPKSQMGIDFENDYTPKYITIRGKGQLLTQLKKEAKKADVVYLATDPDREGEAISWHLAEALKIDPESNCRVTFNEITKTAVKAAIKQPRKIDMDLVDAQQARRVLDRIVGYTISPILWEKVKRGLSAGRVQSVATKLICDREEEIENFTPQEYWSIETVLHDPKSKKDFNAKYYGEKGKEVKLNNAEETKKVSDAIANADFVIEKVKRGQQKRNPQPPFTTSTLQQDASRKYNFQAAKTMQIAQTLYEGINLGGKIGTIGLITYMRTDSLRIADDAQKEAVAYLTENYGSEYVKAKQYKTKKNAQDAHEAIRPTSINIKPIDIKDKLTNDQYRLYKLIWERFAASQMTSAVYDTMQVTIDANGHTFKASGSNIKFKGYMTVYVESTDNKEKKEKMLPNLEENQTVTLKSSEEKQHFTQPPARYSDATLIKELEENGIGRPSTYAPTISTIVSRGYVVRSKKQLVPTELGFVTSEIMKNNFSDIVDVEFTADMEKELDSVEEGELNWKKLINDFYPSFKDTLEKAQKNIEKIQIKDEESDVVCEKCGRKMVYKLSKFGKFLACPGYPECKNTKAIREETGAKCPKCGGEILVKKSRRGKVYYGCEHSPKCDFMVWDMPVKDEACPQCGGLLLKKQGRNGKIFCYNEDCKYERKLKDEKK
- the trmFO gene encoding methylenetetrahydrofolate--tRNA-(uracil(54)-C(5))-methyltransferase (FADH(2)-oxidizing) TrmFO produces the protein MKVKVIGAGLAGCEAVWQLVKQGIDVDLYEMKPVKYSPAHSNENFAELVCSNSLKADRIENACGLLKEEMRMFDSVMMEAADISRVPAGGALAVDRDVFAKHITEKIKNHPRVTVFNEEVTEINPDEYTIIATGPLTSDGLADEIKKITGSDELYFYDAAAPIVTEESIDKDKVFKAARYDKGTADYINCPMTKEEYTAFYNELITAETAPLKEFENQKVFEGCMPVEVMAKRGEQTLVFGPLKPVGLVNPKTGKDDAYAVVQLRQDNKEGTLYNLVGFQTNLKWGEQKRVFSMIPGLENAEFVRYGVMHRNTYINSPTLLNKYYQMEKYPKVFFAGQITGVEGYVESASSGILAGYNMAAMLNGKDMFEPDSKTCIGALPLYISNSANTKFQPMNANFGIIDGLNERIRNKAERYNKIANRALDIMKDKLKGENDDE